In Maridesulfovibrio sp., a single genomic region encodes these proteins:
- the modA gene encoding molybdate ABC transporter substrate-binding protein, translating to MKKIILLLLLLALSIPAAAQAKIVIASGAGYRSLVDKIADAYTAKTGNEVERIYGNMARVTAQAKNSGTVDMVLGDKSFLDKSKLDCCAQQKVGRGKLVIAFPKGSKFTGVDDLLAADVKRIALPDTKRAIYGKAAMQYLHTKGVFDKVEPKLLMVATVPQSASYVVAGEVDYAFINMTHARKIKNSIGGFVVVDESAYTPITIIVEQMSQSTHPEECVQFMDFLKTDAARKIVAAHGM from the coding sequence ATGAAAAAAATAATCTTGCTGCTGCTTCTGCTGGCATTAAGCATCCCCGCAGCAGCACAGGCAAAAATAGTCATTGCCTCCGGCGCCGGTTACCGTTCGCTGGTAGACAAGATTGCCGATGCATATACAGCAAAAACCGGTAATGAGGTTGAACGGATATACGGCAACATGGCCCGTGTAACCGCACAGGCCAAAAACAGCGGAACCGTGGACATGGTCCTGGGCGACAAGAGTTTTCTCGACAAGTCGAAACTGGACTGTTGCGCACAGCAGAAAGTTGGCCGGGGCAAACTTGTTATCGCATTTCCGAAAGGAAGCAAGTTTACCGGTGTTGACGATCTGCTTGCAGCCGATGTTAAACGCATAGCTCTCCCTGACACCAAACGGGCCATCTACGGCAAAGCTGCCATGCAGTACCTGCACACCAAGGGTGTGTTTGATAAGGTAGAACCGAAATTGCTCATGGTTGCCACGGTACCGCAGTCGGCTTCCTACGTTGTCGCAGGAGAAGTGGACTACGCTTTTATCAACATGACCCATGCCCGCAAAATCAAAAATTCAATCGGTGGATTCGTGGTTGTGGACGAATCGGCATACACGCCCATAACCATTATAGTGGAACAGATGTCCCAGTCCACACATCCTGAAGAATGCGTCCAGTTCATGGACTTTCTGAAAACAGACGCTGCCCGCAAAATTGTCGCAGCTCATGGGATGTAG
- a CDS encoding ABC transporter permease subunit, with protein MDLAAILTDSATLTPLTLSAKVLAASGTLQLLAGVPLAFWLARKRGLLHNLVDTAVTLPLVFPPVATGFVLLLLLGRNGPASALFGDNIIFGFPGLVVAGFVAGLPLLVKPVQADLKSAEAAKLTEVAAVLGKSDTVIFFRVLLPCARRSIMAGLLLALARSLGEVGMTLMLGGNVIGRTNTLSLEIYNAVFNGEFDRAAVLSIIIGIASVSLFTILKKVSDS; from the coding sequence ATGGATTTAGCAGCGATCCTTACGGACAGTGCAACACTTACTCCCCTAACCCTTTCTGCAAAAGTTCTGGCCGCATCGGGAACCCTGCAGCTGCTGGCAGGGGTCCCGCTGGCCTTCTGGCTGGCCAGAAAAAGGGGACTGCTGCACAATCTGGTAGATACGGCTGTAACACTGCCACTGGTGTTTCCGCCGGTAGCCACAGGGTTCGTACTGCTGCTCCTGCTGGGACGCAACGGACCGGCCTCGGCACTTTTCGGAGATAACATAATTTTCGGTTTCCCCGGCCTGGTTGTGGCCGGGTTTGTAGCAGGACTTCCCCTGCTGGTAAAACCGGTACAGGCGGACCTGAAATCTGCTGAAGCGGCAAAACTGACTGAAGTTGCCGCAGTGCTTGGCAAATCGGACACAGTCATCTTTTTCCGGGTACTGCTCCCCTGCGCGAGGAGAAGCATCATGGCGGGGCTGCTTCTGGCTCTGGCCAGATCTCTTGGAGAGGTAGGAATGACTCTGATGCTGGGCGGCAATGTTATCGGCAGAACAAACACTCTTTCATTGGAAATATATAATGCTGTTTTCAATGGGGAATTCGATAGGGCCGCGGTGCTTTCCATAATAATCGGCATTGCATCTGTCTCCCTTTTTACGATACTCAAAAAAGTGTCCGATTCATAA
- a CDS encoding Rossmann-like domain-containing protein: MSKSVLKEIQSRAYDIWKEAGILDENIDVTARTLSTEEAIGNPEGDDFPLLRGKERLMEADFRGSKGQAFTDRFGNFNTSLREIAEMELENNFRRAIFVSALNAVQRSLGNTERTIHCKDEGPALCAPQLADYIADKYGAPKLGLVGYQPAMIKVLSGRFNMRIVDLDPDNIGTVKCGITVEGPDSTAEVLDDVNLLVVTGSTIVNDTLGNFLRDDKPTIFFGTTVAAAADMMGWERFCCQSD; encoded by the coding sequence ATGAGCAAATCAGTATTAAAGGAAATTCAGTCCAGAGCTTACGACATCTGGAAAGAAGCCGGTATTCTTGACGAAAACATTGACGTAACGGCAAGGACCCTCAGCACGGAGGAAGCCATCGGCAACCCCGAAGGCGACGATTTCCCCCTTCTCAGAGGGAAGGAAAGGCTGATGGAAGCGGATTTTCGCGGTTCCAAGGGTCAGGCTTTTACCGACCGATTCGGAAATTTCAACACCAGCCTGCGCGAAATAGCCGAAATGGAACTGGAAAACAATTTTCGCAGAGCCATTTTCGTTTCCGCGCTGAATGCGGTTCAGCGCAGCCTGGGAAATACGGAACGCACGATCCACTGCAAGGATGAAGGTCCTGCCCTGTGTGCGCCGCAACTGGCCGATTACATTGCAGACAAGTACGGCGCGCCTAAACTCGGGCTGGTCGGGTATCAGCCGGCCATGATCAAGGTTTTATCCGGACGCTTCAATATGCGCATAGTTGATCTCGACCCGGATAATATCGGTACGGTCAAGTGCGGAATTACCGTTGAAGGACCGGACAGCACGGCGGAGGTCTTGGACGATGTCAACCTTCTGGTTGTCACCGGGTCAACCATTGTTAACGATACGCTGGGAAATTTCCTGCGTGATGACAAGCCCACCATATTCTTCGGAACAACCGTTGCCGCGGCAGCGGATATGATGGGCTGGGAGAGATTCTGCTGCCAGAGCGATTAA